The Pyrus communis chromosome 14, drPyrComm1.1, whole genome shotgun sequence sequence CGTGGGTTGGTGTGCTCTTGATAGTTGGGATCTCCCTCGTTATCTATTGATCCGGACATAATCCATCTGAGTTCATCAGCACTTGTCGGACTACACAGTCATCTCCAGTACGCACATTACGCGGCGCGTGCTTCCTATCTCCCGTAGTTGGTGTGAGGTGTCCTCCGATACTCGGGTGTGGGTCCGAGGGATTTGACAAATACGCGTGGGTCCAATTTCACTCGTCGATTTTGTCTTGTCTTGGACTGCCGTGGCAACGTGGGCGTTCTCACCTCCGTCCAAAACAGTCGCGGTCCACCTGCGCGGGCCCCAAATATTTTAGCTGACTTGGGCCAACCTTTGGCAATTAAACGACTCACACAGTGTAAAGTGTGTAAAATATGCAATCATTGTAGGCTTGAATTCACTTTACTTCCTTGgaccaaaaaatataaaaagaagaaaaaaaagaaatcacTTTACCTCCCGAGTCGCCGACCAAAATGAACTTGTAGAAATTAAGCAAGATATGAAAATAGCAATTTTTTGGTTTATGAAGTGTTCTAAAAATTAGCTTATGCGATGGAAGATTGATGCGATTTAAgttgaaaagtgaaaaaaaaattgggtagAGGCTAGGTTAGACGAGGATTAGGCAGTTccattgtttttaattttattgattaaGTTAAAGATTTTTCTGAATAACCTAGTTAATtagtaaattttcaaatttgatttttttatttttcttattttttgctGCATTTGTCAGTGACGATGACAATATGGCTTAAGTTTAAAGTTTCAACTTTTCTAAATTcctaatataaatatatttttattttctagtgtGTAAGTCggcacttatttatatgttatataataaatttcatTAAATCCATCTAGAATCCCGCCTAGCCGTCTAGGTACTGGGCCCCAACCTATTACCCTACTAGTGcttaacgttttttagaactttGCTTATGAATAATAAAGATAGATAATTGgttcagaaaaataaaagataaatacTTTGGGACATTTTAAGTTACCGACCAATAAAGAAATAGCGAGAATATTATTTTGTCAGACAATAGAATGTGTGATCAGATTTTATTTCGTCTTCGTTTATGCATTTGAAGTTCTAAATTTGATTCTACGTCAcccattaatatatatatatatatatatttatataataacagtAACATAATAATAGTGTTATAGTTATTATTGAAGTGtacaattagatttttaaagtatcaataacaatttcttaggggtaatgctaggaagatcaagtttctaaaccaaattttgtaaaataaatgaTGTTGATACTAaagattggattattacttaactgttaattaatgtacttattttctatttgtgacacaccatttgatttaaaattttggtattcCTAACGTTATCCATTTCATAGTGTTATTTGTAGTATTCCAATTAAGTGCGAATATGATTAATTGATTATCCTTAACAAAAACACAATCCAAATTCtaaacgagagatttttcagtgtgaccgtcacacaaagtggtacatcacgtgtccctatataaatggtgggttatgtgtattaaaagattaataacttaaaaattaaaattttccaccacttgcataaaaacatGTGGTATACCATCCGTGTTcccatcacaactaaaaatttctcaatcTAAACAAAGTGATAACAAGCCAATTagcaaaaatgattaaaaaaatccaaattgtCTAACTGACCGACACTCTAATAGACTCATTATATCACTTTTATAGACTCATCTTACCcttataaattcattatttttcttgaaattGATTAGAATcattagaaaaacaaaattttgcattTCCATATGCCTAACCGATAATCACATACAATAAAAGGGTATGAatagagaaaattttcagtgtgTTAAGAACACATTCCGATACatcaagtgttataatatacaattaattgaatttatatttttaagtttCTAATTAATTGTATTAATACACTTATTATATTGCTTATGTTtccaacacattaaaaaaatctagAGTGCGAATGTCGTCCACAAGAATCAACTTTATCCTTTACTTCATGAAAGGTAAAGAATGGATGGGCCCAAAGTTTTAAAGATGGATTCAATAGACGTGTACTAAATTGAACTCCATGTGCGAAAATCAAATAAAGATTTTATATGTATGTGGTAATTAGCCACTAGGGTTTTTGGGTTGGTCGATGATTACCTCAAGCTGTGACCCACTAATACTTATGGTGCTTTTCCCATCATCCATTATATTTTGTAACCCAAATCAAACCCCAATTATACGTAGAATaatatttgacttttcaaaAGATAAATATGAATGTTTACTCAAAACTATTCGTTTCAGTGTTTATGATCGGAGGTGTTTATATTGTTGCTCTACCACCTCCAGGTTGGGGTCTCATTAGAGTGATTATTGTGCAATTTTCCTGACTCGCGCGTGATTTGGTCTCTTGCGTGTCAGCTGCCATTTTATTCTTGCGTTCCTTCTATTAAATAAGTTATTTTAGTGCTTTTGGCTAAGAAAAATTGGCTGAAACCCTTAGTGAGGTCAGAGGATATTTGAATATAATTTCTTTGGCTTTGAAGTGTCATCTTGGTCCTCTAAGGTATGGTTTGGGGTTgatgtgatttaaaaaaaaaaactggtatgaaaaaaagctgggagggtttttggtgtttggtaaactctcaaaattagctttatttcaaagttttggatgaaaataagcccaaaacatGAAGCTGCAAATAGCAGCTTCCAAAAACCAGCTTATTTTTAAAAACACGGGTGAATAGTAAtctttaatgaatttttcaatAGCCCAAAATTGCCCTCCTCCTTTCCTCACACTTTCAGAACATGCCTCTCGTATCAGCACACCTCTCGCACCCAAACTAGAAAACTTCAATCTTGGCAATCTCTCTCGTTCTCCCAGTGATCTCTCTCATTCTCCGAGTCGCGTTCTCCTGCTCGGCATCCTTCCTTTGGTAAGCTTCTCATGTCTAAAATTtcgttatttatttgtttggatttttaaatTTGGGGATGGGAGAGTGAGAGTGAAAGAGGGGTGGGAAGAGCAAATGGATGAGTGTATGGGTGTCAGGAAAAAAGATAGGGGATGGAGGGTCGGGAACAAATTAATTGGGGAAGGTGATATGGTTTGttgaaaaaattaattgggaaaaaatattgtacattaacaatattgtactaatgaatcctagctatcagtctaaaatatttcaattgaagtagtttgtcatacaaattaatatttaagataaggtttataaatatttttcttttaaaaataaagtatatttagtaattcacctttatttgttaagaaaattaaattaatggcacatCCAGTATTATActctttttggtcatttcacacagttataactgttttacataaaagtttaccaaacactataatactgtttttttttctttttccaaaagtactttcacaaaaaagtttaccaaacactccgctactttatttcatagccgcttattctcacagcacagcagaatcagtttttttttcaaagcacaacaataccaaaccagccctaagtttGACTGTGGATGATTTTAAGACTTTGATGCGTTGTTTTACTTATTTTCGGGCGTCTCTCCCTCAAATCCACTAGTACTGTGGCAACTAGTTTGACCGAGTTGACcttttatgttttattaaaGCTTATTTAGATCGAGGGCCTTTTGGATGTTATTTCGAATATTCTCTTTGATAGTTATATTTgttataataaaaaaaccactatcgttttgtctaaaaaaaacaaagaaagctccgaaaattaaaacctaaaacaagaaactaaCCGAATTAAtccaatattttattaaaaaaatcctAATTAGTTCTTTGGTTTCACCCCCTAATCTCAACATAAGAAAAAACCTATTGCTTTCAAGAACTTCAATGGTGGTTGACCTGTCATCAGAATTTAATGTTAAGGAATATAAATTTCAATACAAGTAAACTCAATCCTGAATGGATATGTCTACTTCTTAACCAATTGtttgtaaaaacaaaaataaaaattaataaaagaagaaTAAGAACATGAAAACCCTGTGCGCCAACCCATTGAAAAGCGCGCGTGGTTCTGTTATTTCGTTACTTCATATATTTTGCCACTTCATTCTGTTTTTCCCTCCTCCCATTTTATTTTATCCCATCTTCatctttataaaaataatattttcttttaatttaaaaaaaaacaatttttacataatatttttatCCTCATAAACACcatatttgtcattttgatcgAATAAAACAACCGAGATTAGCATATGATTTTAAATAGAGACGTACAGAAAAATAAAGACGTGTAGAAGTCATTTTCCTTAAATTTTCTCTAGAACTAAAACCTTTGGGCAATCATTTATTGGTTATTCTGGGTCCGATTCGGATTCACGTAAAGTTGCAGCTGTTGCTGTTGTTGCATACAtgccctttttttatttaatactttttttttaaaaatttccaTTTCTTGGCCTATTTTCCTTCAATTTACATATTCAcctggatatatatatatatatatatatatatatatatgtgtgtgtgtgtgtgtgtgtgtgtgtgtgtgtgtatgtatgtatgttatAGCCAATTCCTTTCTTGCTCTTTCTACCTCCGAAAGAAAAGGGCCTCTCAGAAAAAAGTTTCTACTTCCTTTCATTTGTCTCCTAAATATGCTTTTACAGCGTGGTTGTTGAATCCCATGGCCCTCTAGAAACTGCTCCTGAATTTTACGGGCTGTTTTTGGTTACATGGAGGAGGAGAACATACAAGCTCCTTTCTGTTTCTTCAGAACCAGGTACATATAGTTTCTTCGGtttatttttcccttttttctttggtttttaattcaaattttcaaatcctgTTGTGTTGAAAAAACTAAATGAGAAATTAGGATATGTTGAGAAAAGTGCAACAACAAAAAcccataattttgtttttgtaatattgtgttttttttttaggtttgtTGAAGCTGGGATTGATTGGTAGAGCTCTGTTTTTTGTTGTGGAAACAGGGCAGCGATTTGGGGTGGAGAAGAATTCAGAACCAGAGGTGTGAGATAGAAACCGATTTCAAAGGCCGGAGTTTTGCTGAATTTCAGGGGATTTTAGAAgatttttttgaatttctttgatttggtttgaagaaacgatgactattttggatgaaaaatgcaaattttgatCTGGGTTTTTGCttgaaagaagaggaaaaacacttgaaatcaTTGGTTAGAATTAGCTTgtggagaaggagagagagagaaaaatagatatagaaagagaaagaaggggGATATTTTTGTAACTTGCTAAAATGGAGGCAGAAGCGGCCCCGGCTGAGCAGCCGCAGGCGGCGGCGCAGCCAACCTTGTCCCGGAAAAAGATGACCAAGCAGTTAACGGGAAAGCGCGACGATACGCCTTTACATTCCGCGGCGAGGTCAGGAAGGATGGCGGTGGTGATGGATATCCTTGAAAATACAGAAGAGGGTGAGTTGAAGGAGTTATTGGCAAAGCAAAACTCATCTGATGAAACAGCACTATATGTTGCTGCAGAATATGGTTATGTTGATTTGGTCAGGGAGATGATCAAGTACTATGATCTCGCCGACGCCGGAATCAAGGCGAGAAACGGGTTTGATGCGTTCCACATTGCTGCCAAACAAGGGGATATGGGTGTGTATCCGTTAAGaacttccccttttttttcatttttcgtgTTATGTTGTTTCGGTGGCAGATTAATGTTTTCGGTTTGTGCCTTTTGCAGATGTGTTGAATGTGCTTATGGAGGCTCATCCGGAACTGACTATGACGGTGGATCTATCAAACACCACGGCTTTGCACACAGCTGCGATGCAAGGGCATATCGAGGTGGTGAACTTTCTATTGGAGGCAGGAAGCAGCCTGGCAACCATTGCTAGAAGTAATGGAAAAACCGCGCTGCATTCTGCAGCGAGAAATGGTCATTTGGAGGTTGTGAAGGCGCTTCTGGACAAGGAGCCTGGTATTGCAACGCGGGTGGATAAGAAGGGGCAGACGGCGCTGCACATGGCGGCTAAGGGGCAGAATCTTGAGGTGGTGGAGCAGTTGATCAAGGCAGATCCTTCTTTGATAAACATGGTGGACGGTAAAGACAACACGGCGTTGCATATAGCTACCCGGAAGGGTAGAGCTGAGGTAAACTAACCTTTTCCCTGACCTTACTAACATTTCATGTTTTCTTAATTGAGCTGAATGCATCATAAGAACTTATATTAATGATTCAACAAAATTCCTTCACATTCTTATGCCTATAGGCTATAGTGCACATTACGTTCGGTTATTTAGGCAGGCTAGATGCTCTCATCTTCCAGATTTTATGCAATGCTATAGCGCGATGGATCGCTAGATCTCAATCTTTTGAGAAAAAGCAGTAGTCTTGTATAAGCTTACCTTCATTAAGTTTTGTAATTTGGGCATCTTAGTTGCTTTTGTTCGACAATTTTGGTGCATTTCCGGGTTGTCCCCCCACGAAGTTACAAATTCTACCTTTGTTAGGTTTTATAGGTACTTATGATGcttcttttatcttttattgGTTAATCGGATGAATTTATTAGACCCCATATACCAAATTACAGAAAGAAATTGTATGTTTCAATCTGACGAGCATAATGTCGGTTTTATGTGTGCAGATTGTTAAGATGCTACTCGAACACAGTGAAACCAACACAAAAGCAGTAAACAAGTCTGCAGAAACTGCCCTTGACACTGCCGAGAAAACTGGGAACCCGGACATTAAAGCTTTTCTCCAAGAGCGCGGTGTCCAGAGTGCTAAAGAAATCAAACCACAAGCTACAAACCCAGCTCGAGAGCTGAAACAAACAGTGAGTGACATAAAACACGAAGTCCACCACCAGCTAGAACACACTCGCCAAACCAGAAGACGAGTTCAAGGCATTGCCAAACGCCTTCACAAAATGCACACGGAAGGCCTCAACAATGCCATAAACTCCAACACTGTCGTTGCTGTCCTCATAGCCACGGTCACCTTTGCAGCTATTTTCCAAATCCCTGGCCAATACGTTGATGACCCCGAAGACATTCCTGCGGGGCAGTCACTTGGCGAGGCAAACATCGCTCCCAAACTCGCCTTCATAATCTTCTTCATCTTCGACTCCATTGCGCTCTTCATTTCTCTGGCTGTTGTGGTGGTGCAAACTTCTGTTGTGGTGATCGAGAGCAAGGCGAAGAAGCAGATGATGGCAATCATCAACAAGCTAATGTGGTTGGCTTGTGTGCTTGTTTCCGTGGCATTTCTGGCGCTCTCTTTTGTTGTGGTGGGTCGTCAGACATGGCTAGCAATTGGAGTAACAATCATAGGAACTGTAATTATGGCTGCAACTCTGGGAACCATGTGTTTCTGGGTAGTTAGGCATCGGATTGAGGCGAAGAACATGAGAAGCATTCGGAGATCATCGTTGGACAGCAGATCGCGCTCGTGGTCTTTGTCTGCAGTAATGTCTGAATCTGAGCTGCTCAACAATGACTATAAGAAGATGTATGCAATTTGAAACTGCTTCCACACACGCCTGcatcatatttttgttttgccaCCATTGGGCCTAAAAGGTGTccataattattataaaatcaACTTCAAAAATGTATAGTCTACAAGGAGTTCATCACAGTTTTTAGCCAAAATGCACCTTGGAATCGACATAACTTCtcattttagtttttgagatttaaaattgatgGAACTGGTCATCGATTTTCTCTacttttaatcattttggtcattccataaaAAATGCATGCTAAATAAGGGCAAAATATTCTCAATTTATTTAACAATGGGTCTAaatgaattgacaaaaattgagagtatttaagttttatttaatttaacagagatttttcatgaaatgatTAAAATGATTGATAATCAACAAATagttctatcgattttaaatgtCAGAGACCATAATAAAAAGATATACTAATCTCAGAAATTATTTGACTATAAAAACCCTTTTTTCTCCTTTagatatttttttgggttttgcgaAACCATATCCCAACAATTTGTCCAACTAAAGACCATCATTGACTTTGAGGACAAGAGGGACAATCATAGTGAGTCGATACATTTAATGTACCCCCATACATATATTATCATGTTGAATGTACTATTTAGAGATGCGATGATAAGGGGATtcgataattatttaaaatatgtcGATGTTTCAGTAATATACGTACTCAAACGTTCGGACCTTGCGTTACTGATTATATTATTGATTACATTTTTATGTAAAAGATTTTATTCATGTTATGTCTTAACTATAAAGGTTACTATCACTTTTATGATATGATATTATCAGTAACATGTCGATTGATTGCGGAAAGAGATTATCCTCGGATCTCTTTTTCTAAAGCCACCAAATCAAGTAATCcagatctttgaaatttgattaaacagcTAAAAACGGAGAAGTTagtaaaaactttaaaaatgaTAATACTTTTTTACCATTGAATCAGATTTCAATAGTCAAAATCACTTGATTTAGTAACTTTGAAGAAAGAGATCatgagaggatctctttccattGGTTGCATATATAAAGTGATAAGTGTCTAATCTTGTCTTAAAAAACACGTTGATTCACAAACAGTCCATTAAACCGAACTAGTTATATTTATATCATTTTATAACACTGAAATTAACATGATATTTAACTCTAGCAGTGCATCtcatttttcttataaaaatatgatcgtaaataaaattttgtagttGATGTCCTTAAAATATTGTCACATGTGGCAATATCGATatacaaatttataaaaatatcaatggatATATCAATATCCATACAGATATCAGTTGttttatatgaaaataatgaaaatttgctaaaaaacatgaaaatttaaaatgaaatttaaagaATATTTTATGACATTTTATCAAAAATATTCAACAAAATCCTTTGATTTTAACcgaaattttagaattttttctGTACTTATAGTTTAGACTTCAGAcacttttaatatttttctgattttttcaatatttttatagaaataCCGATCGTGTCGAAAAATTTTATTAGTTGACAGTCAACAGGAGACACAAGCGCACTCAGTACTCACTCGATGAAGAATTGAGAATTATTAGGAACCACGTGTAATAAATGCAAATGGTCAATGTCGAGGCGGCTGCGGAAGATGGTCCCCTCAATCGTCCTGCCCAGGGTGGGATATTCAGTAGCAGAATGGTCCcctaaaatctttttattttattttccatttcTGGATACCCATAAAACACGAATTATTAGACAATATGGGGCTTTTTATGGGCTTCAAGCCCAACTCACAAAGACGCACAATGGAGTCCGAGAAGCCCAATAGAAACCTGTTTTTGCGAGAAACGGATGTACGAGAGCATTCGGGTCGAAAGGTCCAACGAGAGCAAAAGCGCGAACAAAACCTCTCTCTGGACCCGGAGACTCGGAAAGTGATCCGAAAATGGACGACGAATTGCTGGAATTGCAGAGGCAATTCGAGTTCGCACAGCAAGCGAAATCGAGCATCAGATTATCCGATCGAAACGTCGTCGAATTGGTCCAGAAGCTTCAGGAGCTCCACATCATCGACTTCGAGCTCCTCCACACCGTCACCGGCAAAGAATACATTACTCCCgtaaacctctctctctctctctctctctctatatatatatatatatatatatctatatgtttgtttctcgagaaaatagat is a genomic window containing:
- the LOC137715169 gene encoding ankyrin repeat-containing protein At5g02620; translated protein: MEAEAAPAEQPQAAAQPTLSRKKMTKQLTGKRDDTPLHSAARSGRMAVVMDILENTEEGELKELLAKQNSSDETALYVAAEYGYVDLVREMIKYYDLADAGIKARNGFDAFHIAAKQGDMDVLNVLMEAHPELTMTVDLSNTTALHTAAMQGHIEVVNFLLEAGSSLATIARSNGKTALHSAARNGHLEVVKALLDKEPGIATRVDKKGQTALHMAAKGQNLEVVEQLIKADPSLINMVDGKDNTALHIATRKGRAEIVKMLLEHSETNTKAVNKSAETALDTAEKTGNPDIKAFLQERGVQSAKEIKPQATNPARELKQTVSDIKHEVHHQLEHTRQTRRRVQGIAKRLHKMHTEGLNNAINSNTVVAVLIATVTFAAIFQIPGQYVDDPEDIPAGQSLGEANIAPKLAFIIFFIFDSIALFISLAVVVVQTSVVVIESKAKKQMMAIINKLMWLACVLVSVAFLALSFVVVGRQTWLAIGVTIIGTVIMAATLGTMCFWVVRHRIEAKNMRSIRRSSLDSRSRSWSLSAVMSESELLNNDYKKMYAI